A part of Helicobacter himalayensis genomic DNA contains:
- the ffh gene encoding signal recognition particle protein, with protein MFDTLTQSFKNVANKIRFSDDERALKSALEELKRILLRNDVYHKATKEILQSVESKTKAQGIGKQSFNNALEQSLLEILRTSKHYGFIYAPMPPTIILMMGLQGSGKTTTTAKLANYLKSRGKKVLMAACDLQRLAAVEQLIQLGQSIEVEVFAPTQQNPNALEVAKEAKQKAIGGHFDVLLIDTAGRLAIDSQLMEELSAIKKSINPTECFYVADSLVGQEGVKTAALFNEKIGIDGVILTKFDSDSKGGIALSVAFQIGVPLRFIGSGEKVADLDIFLPERIVSRLMGAGDIASLAEKTASVIDEKEAKNITKKLKKGQFSFEDFLNQIENIKKLGSMSSIVSMIPGLGNMASALKNVDLDNSSEIKNIRAMVNSMTPKERANPDLLNGSRRKRIAQGSGLDVASINRIIKQFDSAAKMAKRMSQKGGMQDFMSMLGNAKFPR; from the coding sequence TTGTTTGACACACTAACTCAATCATTTAAAAATGTCGCAAATAAAATCCGCTTTAGCGATGATGAAAGGGCGCTAAAAAGCGCGTTGGAGGAGTTAAAGAGAATCTTGCTACGCAATGATGTCTATCACAAAGCCACAAAAGAGATTTTGCAATCTGTGGAATCTAAGACGAAGGCGCAGGGCATTGGCAAACAAAGCTTCAATAACGCGCTAGAGCAAAGCCTGCTTGAAATCCTGCGTACTTCAAAGCATTATGGCTTTATCTACGCACCTATGCCTCCTACAATTATTTTGATGATGGGTTTGCAAGGAAGTGGGAAAACCACTACCACCGCAAAGTTAGCAAATTATCTCAAAAGTCGCGGGAAAAAGGTATTGATGGCGGCGTGTGATTTGCAGCGCTTGGCTGCTGTGGAACAACTCATACAATTAGGACAAAGCATAGAAGTAGAAGTATTTGCACCCACACAACAGAATCCAAATGCGTTAGAAGTCGCTAAAGAGGCTAAACAAAAAGCTATTGGCGGGCATTTTGATGTACTCTTGATTGATACTGCTGGGCGCTTGGCGATAGATTCTCAATTAATGGAGGAGTTAAGCGCGATTAAAAAATCCATAAATCCCACAGAGTGCTTTTATGTGGCAGATTCTCTTGTAGGGCAGGAGGGTGTGAAAACAGCCGCGCTTTTTAATGAAAAAATAGGCATTGATGGCGTGATTTTGACAAAATTTGATAGCGATTCAAAAGGTGGCATTGCGCTTTCTGTGGCGTTTCAAATCGGCGTGCCATTGCGCTTTATTGGGAGCGGGGAGAAGGTGGCGGATTTGGATATTTTCTTGCCAGAACGCATTGTTTCACGTCTTATGGGGGCCGGGGATATTGCCTCATTAGCGGAAAAAACCGCAAGTGTGATTGATGAAAAAGAAGCAAAAAATATCACCAAGAAGCTCAAAAAAGGGCAGTTTAGCTTTGAGGATTTTTTAAACCAAATTGAAAATATCAAAAAATTAGGCTCGATGAGCTCGATTGTCTCAATGATTCCCGGACTTGGGAATATGGCAAGTGCGCTGAAAAATGTGGATTTGGATAATTCAAGTGAGATTAAAAATATCCGTGCGATGGTAAATTCTATGACGCCAAAAGAGCGTGCTAATCCTGATTTGCTCAACGGCTCAAGGCGCAAAAGGATAGCGCAAGGCAGCGGGCTTGATGTTGCGAGCATAAATCGTATTATTAAGCAGTTTGATAGTGCTGCAAAAATGGCAAAGAGAATGAGTCAAAAAGGCGGTATGCAGGATTTTATGAGTATGCTTGGAAATGCAAAATTCCCACGATGA